In Lathyrus oleraceus cultivar Zhongwan6 chromosome 2, CAAS_Psat_ZW6_1.0, whole genome shotgun sequence, the DNA window TTTCAACCATTTGGTTGCCTTTGACTTGGGAGCCAAGAAAGACAAAATGGATTGAAAGATAGACATGTTCATTAGTATAACCTCTCTAAGAACTCTTATCACAGAAACGACTTCTTGATCTTGGTTCAAAAGTGTGGAAGCTCCAAATTTACTTTCCATTTGTTTTAGAGATGTGATCAACTTTTTGAcatttttcttcatcttctttGTGAAGAAGTTATATTCGGCTACACTTGATTCGATGCTTGAATCTCCCTTTCTTCTTCTAAGAGAACAGTGAAGGGCTTCAACATTTTCTTTAATGTCTAACATGGTGTCTCTTGTAATACCACAAACATCCAAAATTTTCACCGAACCATCCAACAACTCTTCCACAAAATTCTCACCTTGATGCCGAGAAATGGCCTTTTGTGTCGATGCCATATTGAGAAAATCTTCCAATGAAATATACAAATCTTCCAGCAAAGAAAGGCCAATGGTGATTGAATCAGACGTGGATGTTGATGTGGTTTCCCATGTCTTGATTTTGCTTAGCTCTTGTTCTATTCTAGTGGAGTTAGGATGAGATTGAGAAGGAAAACTATTAGAGCGAACATGGTTTTTTATTGCCATATTGCTCTTTAATTTGTTCTTATTTTCTTCAAAGATAATTGTAAAGCTCAATGTTTGTGTGATGTTACCAAGCCTCTCTTTATATAAGACCTACTCGTGAATCATGATATTGTTGATAATTATTAATATCATATAgtaataaagaaataaaataggTAGGACTTGTTAATGGAGGTGTAGAGCATGTGGTGCTTGCATGAGTTTTCCTTTGAATATGGTAAGCATGTCACATGTCAACCCAACATTGTGAATTTATTAATGGTATTCTGCAAGATGCTTATATCATTGAAATGTGTTTTAGGTGCACGATGAATATCACTGGCATGTCTTTCAAGTGTTGGTAATCAGAAAACATCATTAGTATTCATCTAGTTTGCCATCTCTGTAGACACATAGCACTCGTAATTGCAATTATAAAAATAGGTGTTTCTTATTGCTTCTTACATGTCATTCATGCACACACAACCAATTAATAGAATAAAAATTGTATATAATTTAGTTTGGCTTGATCATATCCAACAAGATCTGGATCTCATTTTTCGATAATCCATTCTTTAAACTATTTAGTTCCTCAGAAATGGAACATGCCAGGCAAATAGATACCTCAGAACCAAAACAACGTATTCTTTTTATATTAGAAACAAAGTGATTAAAGAAGTTTTATATTTAGCAACAGTGTTTGGCACAAGTGTGACAAGTTTACTAATTTAAAAGGAAAACTCATGTTGCTTATATATAGAGTTTCAAATAAGATATTAAGAATGTTAGGAAGTTGATGATATAATGGATGGAGATTTTGGAGTATTCCCATTATTGAATGAAGGTTATGAACTCACTGCCTAAAGAAGTTACTGGGACAAACATTTCTATC includes these proteins:
- the LOC127120060 gene encoding uncharacterized protein LOC127120060 gives rise to the protein MAIKNHVRSNSFPSQSHPNSTRIEQELSKIKTWETTSTSTSDSITIGLSLLEDLYISLEDFLNMASTQKAISRHQGENFVEELLDGSVKILDVCGITRDTMLDIKENVEALHCSLRRRKGDSSIESSVAEYNFFTKKMKKNVKKLITSLKQMESKFGASTLLNQDQEVVSVIRVLREVILMNMSIFQSILSFLAPKSKATKWLKMAKLMHRRTSSCEEENLNELQCVDASLRTLLREGSDVVKMQVAHECFEALESATEGLEKGLESVFRCLVKTRVCLLNMTQ